A window of Cryptomeria japonica chromosome 3, Sugi_1.0, whole genome shotgun sequence contains these coding sequences:
- the LOC131057735 gene encoding subtilisin-like protease SBT3.18 isoform X1 yields MCIQPIQPIQEDGDDVHVYIAYMGGNKFDQPHINSEIYYQILTSVLGSHKAAAMALIYSYNSSFSGFAAKLNAAQANTISTMQGVVSIFKSRVLKLHTTHSWDFMGLPLDGLTRMPIQETHHSEEGLVIGIIDSGIWPESESFKDNTLPPPPSSWKGVCQEGEKFSKSTCNRKLVGARWYVQGYEAAKGPLNTTEVPEYRSARDHNGHGTHTASTAGGSQVINASFMGLGRGIARGGASRARIAMYKVCWLGGDCSEADILAAYHDAISDGVDVISVSLGSGTPLPDYFASSLDIGSFHAMEKGIPVVFSAGNDGPDPASVSNTAPWSMSVAASTMDRSFPTYLKLGNNMSIKGEGVNTQQPNSSFIPLVDGASASREGTCGSLKRNLVSRKIVLCFGTHGSDDSFNAAFDVYLAGGAALIFSEVPTKVVPQLSFIPVVYVDMEQGAKILSYYKSSKSPVVRMSPSRSVAGLEPAPVVVYFSSRGPSTLSPDILKPDITAPGVNILAAWPPVIPPSEIGLDKRSVDYNFLSGTSMSCPHVSGIVALLKSIHPEWSPAAIRSAIMTTVLLFAAYVRDTSFDLIKAGGSGKPSDPFDFGAGHVNPRQAMNPGLVYDADPTDYIMFLCSLGYTQKQIRTIVSSSKLNTTCPEKSSASGLNYPSITVSNLESTTTIKRTVTNVSPDDNCLYIAIVSCPPGVEVIVKPNILVFTPNVRSASFAVTLKPVKHSDGVYNFGTLIWASPDHRVQSPIIVRVNNLNDKFREAKQSTRSEQQTSYLESKDYGGTSAV; encoded by the exons ATGTGCATACAGCCCATTCAGCCCattcaagaagatggagatgatgttcat GTATATATAGCATACATGGGAGGAAATAAATTTGATCAGCCCCATATCAATAGTGAAATCTATTATCAGATTCTAACATCTGTTCTTGGAAG CCACAAAGCTGCTGCAATGGCTTTGATCTACAGCTACAACAGTAGCTTCTCTGGATTTGCAGCAAAACTGAATGCAGCCCAGGCCAATACAATATCAA CCATGCAAGGTGTTGTCTCTATCTTCAAGAGTAGAGTGTTGAAGCTACATACAACACACAGTTGGGACTTCATGGGACTGCCTTTGGATGGTCTAACAAGGATGCCTATACAGGAAACACACCACAGCGAAGAAGGACTAGTTATTGGTATCATAGACTCAG GTATTTGGCCAGAATCAGAAAGCTTTAAAGACAACACACTTCCTCCACCTCCTAGTAGTTGGAAGGGTGTGTGTCAGGAAGGAGAGAAATTCAGTAAGTCCACATGCAATAGAAAGCTAGTGGGTGCACGATGGTATGTCCAAGGTTATGAAGCAGCTAAGGGACCTCTAAATACTACTGAAGTTCCAGAATACCGATCAGCTAGAGATCACAATGGGCATGGAACACACACAGCCTCTACAGCAGGTGGAAGTCAAGTAATAAATGCAAGCTTTATGGGTTTAGGAAGAGGAATTGCTAGAGGAGGTGCCTCTCGAGCAAGGATTGCAATGTATAAGGTTTGTTGGTTAGGTGGTGACTGCAGTGAAGCTGATATCCTTGCTGCTTACCATGATGCCATCAGTGATGGGGTAGATGTGATATCTGTTTCCTTGGGCTCGGGAACACCTTTGCCTGACTATTTTGCTTCAAGTTTAGATATAGGCTCCTTCCATGCAATGGAAAAGGGTATTCCTGTAGTGTTTTCAGCAGGAAATGATGGCCCTGACCCTGCTTCTGTTTCAAATACAGCTCCTTGGAGTATGTCTGTAGCAGCAAGCACTATGGACCGTAGCTTTCCTACGTACTTAAAGCTTGGAAATAATATGAGTATCAAG GGAGAGGGAGTAAACACCCAACAACCAAACAGCTCATTCATACCACTGGTAGATGGAGCCTCAGCCTCAAGGGAAGG AACATGTGGATCTCTGAAACGAAATTTGGTTTCAAGGAAAATAGTGCTATGCTTTGGAACACATGGGAGTGACGACAGCTTCAATGCAGCTTTTGATGTGTACCTAGCAGGAGGGGCTGCATTAATTTTCTCAGAAGTGCCCACCAAAGTGGTGCCACAGCTCTCTTTTATACCTGTGGTGTACGTAGATATGGAGCAAGGGGCAAAGATCCTTTCATATTACAAGTCATCTAA GTCTCCTGTTGTTCGAATGAGTCCAAGTAGAAGTGTTGCGGGACTTGAACCTGCGCCTGTTGTAGTCTACTTCTCCTCAAGGGGACCTAGCACACTATCTCCAGACATTTTGAAG CCTGATATAACAGCACCAGGTGTGAACATTCTGGCAGCATGGCCTCCAGTGATTCCACCTTCAGAAATAGGATTGGACAAACGCTCTGTGGACTACAATTTCTTATCAGGAACATCCATGTCATGCCCTCATGTCTCTGGAATTGTTGCTCTTCTCAAGTCAATTCATCCAGAATGGAGTCCTGCAGCCATCAGATCTGCCATCATGACAACTG TCCTATTATTTGCAGCATATGTCCGAGATACATCTTTTGACTTGATTAAAGCTGGAGGATCTGGAAAGCCATCAGACCCATTTGATTTTGGTGCAGGGCATGTAAATCCCAGACAAGCCATGAATCCAGGACTGGTATATGATGCAGATCCAACAGATTATATAATGTTTCTCTGCAGTCTTGGCTACACCCAAAAACAGATCAGAACCATTGTTTCTTCATCTAAATTAAATACCACCTGCCCTGAAAAAAGTTCTGCCAGTGGTCTAAACTATCCTTCTATTACTGTGTCGAATCTGGAATCCACTACCACAATCAAGAGGACCGTAACCAACGTTAGCCCAGATGATAATTGTTTGTATATAGCTATAGTCTCATGCCCACCTGGTGTGGAAGTGATTGTGAAGCCTAATATTCTAGTTTTCACGCCAAATGTAAGAAGTGCCTCTTTTGCAGTGACCCTAAAACCTGTGAAGCACTCTGATGGAGTCTATAATTTTGGAACACTCATCTGGGCTAGTCCTGATCATCGTGTGCAAAGCCCCATTATTGTTCGCGTCAACAACTTAAATGACAAGTTTAGGGAAGCTAAGCAATCTACTCGATCTGAGCAGCAAACTTCTTATCTCGAATCTAAAGACTATGGTGGTACGAGTGCAGTATGA
- the LOC131057735 gene encoding subtilisin-like protease SBT3.18 isoform X2, with product MCIQPIQPIQEDGDDVHVYIAYMGGNKFDQPHINSEIYYQILTSVLGSHKAAAMALIYSYNSSFSGFAAKLNAAQANTISTMQGVVSIFKSRVLKLHTTHSWDFMGLPLDGLTRMPIQETHHSEEGLVIGIIDSGIWPESESFKDNTLPPPPSSWKGVCQEGEKFSKSTCNRKLVGARWYVQGYEAAKGPLNTTEVPEYRSARDHNGHGTHTASTAGGSQVINASFMGLGRGIARGGASRARIAMYKVCWLGGDCSEADILAAYHDAISDGVDVISVSLGSGTPLPDYFASSLDIGSFHAMEKGIPVVFSAGNDGPDPASVSNTAPWSMSVAASTMDRSFPTYLKLGNNMSIKGEGVNTQQPNSSFIPLVDGASASREGTCGSLKRNLVSRKIVLCFGTHGSDDSFNAAFDVYLAGGAALIFSEVPTKVVPQLSFIPVVYVDMEQGAKILSYYKSSKSPVVRMSPSRSVAGLEPAPVVVYFSSRGPSTLSPDILKPDITAPGVNILAAWPPVIPPSEIGLDKRSVDYNFLSGTSMSCPHVSGIVALLKSIHPEWSPAAIRSAIMTTAYVRDTSFDLIKAGGSGKPSDPFDFGAGHVNPRQAMNPGLVYDADPTDYIMFLCSLGYTQKQIRTIVSSSKLNTTCPEKSSASGLNYPSITVSNLESTTTIKRTVTNVSPDDNCLYIAIVSCPPGVEVIVKPNILVFTPNVRSASFAVTLKPVKHSDGVYNFGTLIWASPDHRVQSPIIVRVNNLNDKFREAKQSTRSEQQTSYLESKDYGGTSAV from the exons ATGTGCATACAGCCCATTCAGCCCattcaagaagatggagatgatgttcat GTATATATAGCATACATGGGAGGAAATAAATTTGATCAGCCCCATATCAATAGTGAAATCTATTATCAGATTCTAACATCTGTTCTTGGAAG CCACAAAGCTGCTGCAATGGCTTTGATCTACAGCTACAACAGTAGCTTCTCTGGATTTGCAGCAAAACTGAATGCAGCCCAGGCCAATACAATATCAA CCATGCAAGGTGTTGTCTCTATCTTCAAGAGTAGAGTGTTGAAGCTACATACAACACACAGTTGGGACTTCATGGGACTGCCTTTGGATGGTCTAACAAGGATGCCTATACAGGAAACACACCACAGCGAAGAAGGACTAGTTATTGGTATCATAGACTCAG GTATTTGGCCAGAATCAGAAAGCTTTAAAGACAACACACTTCCTCCACCTCCTAGTAGTTGGAAGGGTGTGTGTCAGGAAGGAGAGAAATTCAGTAAGTCCACATGCAATAGAAAGCTAGTGGGTGCACGATGGTATGTCCAAGGTTATGAAGCAGCTAAGGGACCTCTAAATACTACTGAAGTTCCAGAATACCGATCAGCTAGAGATCACAATGGGCATGGAACACACACAGCCTCTACAGCAGGTGGAAGTCAAGTAATAAATGCAAGCTTTATGGGTTTAGGAAGAGGAATTGCTAGAGGAGGTGCCTCTCGAGCAAGGATTGCAATGTATAAGGTTTGTTGGTTAGGTGGTGACTGCAGTGAAGCTGATATCCTTGCTGCTTACCATGATGCCATCAGTGATGGGGTAGATGTGATATCTGTTTCCTTGGGCTCGGGAACACCTTTGCCTGACTATTTTGCTTCAAGTTTAGATATAGGCTCCTTCCATGCAATGGAAAAGGGTATTCCTGTAGTGTTTTCAGCAGGAAATGATGGCCCTGACCCTGCTTCTGTTTCAAATACAGCTCCTTGGAGTATGTCTGTAGCAGCAAGCACTATGGACCGTAGCTTTCCTACGTACTTAAAGCTTGGAAATAATATGAGTATCAAG GGAGAGGGAGTAAACACCCAACAACCAAACAGCTCATTCATACCACTGGTAGATGGAGCCTCAGCCTCAAGGGAAGG AACATGTGGATCTCTGAAACGAAATTTGGTTTCAAGGAAAATAGTGCTATGCTTTGGAACACATGGGAGTGACGACAGCTTCAATGCAGCTTTTGATGTGTACCTAGCAGGAGGGGCTGCATTAATTTTCTCAGAAGTGCCCACCAAAGTGGTGCCACAGCTCTCTTTTATACCTGTGGTGTACGTAGATATGGAGCAAGGGGCAAAGATCCTTTCATATTACAAGTCATCTAA GTCTCCTGTTGTTCGAATGAGTCCAAGTAGAAGTGTTGCGGGACTTGAACCTGCGCCTGTTGTAGTCTACTTCTCCTCAAGGGGACCTAGCACACTATCTCCAGACATTTTGAAG CCTGATATAACAGCACCAGGTGTGAACATTCTGGCAGCATGGCCTCCAGTGATTCCACCTTCAGAAATAGGATTGGACAAACGCTCTGTGGACTACAATTTCTTATCAGGAACATCCATGTCATGCCCTCATGTCTCTGGAATTGTTGCTCTTCTCAAGTCAATTCATCCAGAATGGAGTCCTGCAGCCATCAGATCTGCCATCATGACAACTG CATATGTCCGAGATACATCTTTTGACTTGATTAAAGCTGGAGGATCTGGAAAGCCATCAGACCCATTTGATTTTGGTGCAGGGCATGTAAATCCCAGACAAGCCATGAATCCAGGACTGGTATATGATGCAGATCCAACAGATTATATAATGTTTCTCTGCAGTCTTGGCTACACCCAAAAACAGATCAGAACCATTGTTTCTTCATCTAAATTAAATACCACCTGCCCTGAAAAAAGTTCTGCCAGTGGTCTAAACTATCCTTCTATTACTGTGTCGAATCTGGAATCCACTACCACAATCAAGAGGACCGTAACCAACGTTAGCCCAGATGATAATTGTTTGTATATAGCTATAGTCTCATGCCCACCTGGTGTGGAAGTGATTGTGAAGCCTAATATTCTAGTTTTCACGCCAAATGTAAGAAGTGCCTCTTTTGCAGTGACCCTAAAACCTGTGAAGCACTCTGATGGAGTCTATAATTTTGGAACACTCATCTGGGCTAGTCCTGATCATCGTGTGCAAAGCCCCATTATTGTTCGCGTCAACAACTTAAATGACAAGTTTAGGGAAGCTAAGCAATCTACTCGATCTGAGCAGCAAACTTCTTATCTCGAATCTAAAGACTATGGTGGTACGAGTGCAGTATGA